One part of the Sorangiineae bacterium MSr11954 genome encodes these proteins:
- the tesB gene encoding acyl-CoA thioesterase II: MTIKALDELVRLLDLERIEENLYRGQSRDLGWGTVFGGQVLGQALTAAVRTIPQEREVHSLNAYFLRPGNVARPIVYDVDRIRDGSSFSTRRVVAIQDGEPIFNLAASFHKHEEGFDHQADMPEVPAPETLPTDEERAALIPGLPPRIRELATAEGPFETRTADALENPVAPAPRAPLRRVWIRAKGTLPDNPALHRCLLAYASDRSFVTTALFPHGVAWMTPGMQIASLDHVMWFHRPFRMDEWLLYVMESPSAQGARGLSYGRFFTREGLLVASAAQEGLIRRREKK, from the coding sequence GTGACGATCAAGGCGTTGGATGAATTGGTGAGGTTGCTCGACCTCGAGCGCATCGAGGAGAACCTTTATCGTGGGCAGAGTCGGGACCTGGGGTGGGGGACGGTGTTTGGTGGACAGGTGCTCGGGCAGGCGCTTACGGCGGCTGTTCGAACGATTCCGCAGGAGCGGGAGGTTCATTCGCTGAATGCGTATTTTCTACGGCCGGGCAATGTGGCGCGGCCCATCGTGTACGACGTGGATCGCATCCGCGATGGGAGCTCGTTCAGCACGCGGCGCGTGGTGGCCATTCAGGACGGCGAGCCGATTTTCAATCTGGCAGCCTCGTTTCATAAACATGAAGAGGGCTTCGATCATCAAGCCGATATGCCCGAGGTGCCGGCGCCCGAAACCTTGCCCACAGACGAAGAGCGCGCGGCGCTCATCCCCGGGCTTCCGCCGCGCATCCGCGAGCTCGCTACGGCCGAAGGGCCGTTCGAAACACGCACCGCCGATGCGCTGGAGAACCCCGTGGCCCCTGCACCAAGGGCGCCGCTTCGCCGCGTGTGGATCCGCGCAAAAGGGACCCTCCCCGACAACCCCGCGCTTCATCGTTGCTTGCTCGCGTATGCGTCGGATCGGTCCTTCGTCACCACCGCGCTGTTCCCCCATGGCGTGGCGTGGATGACGCCAGGTATGCAGATCGCCAGCTTGGATCACGTGATGTGGTTTCACCGTCCGTTTCGGATGGATGAGTGGCTGCTTTATGTGATGGAGAGCCCCTCCGCACAAGGTGCGCGCGGCCTCTCGTACGGCCGTTTCTTTACCCGCGAAGGGCTTCTGGTCGCCAGCGCAGCCCAAGAGGGGCTCATTCGCCGGCGTGAAAAAAAGTAA
- the istB gene encoding IS21-like element helper ATPase IstB: protein MSTDNVLLAAVRAHTRVLKLPTVARECETLGRQSLAEGWSPLQYLRALLDAELAVRAEHAIGRRMRAARLPVHKTMSQFDWRRPHGLERARVEDLARGAWIPTARNIVILGPVGTGKTHLAIALAIEAIKRGHHVLFYRASDLVRALTEARDARALSRLQERLRRVSLLVVDELGFVPFEKAGGELLFDVLSTRHERCATVITSNLAFSEWNRVFVDDKLTAALLDRLAQHAEVLVTRGPGDRVPAAATKKTDSRSDESKPKATQEVPALTR from the coding sequence ATGAGCACCGACAACGTGCTCTTGGCCGCCGTACGCGCCCATACGCGCGTACTCAAGCTGCCGACCGTCGCACGAGAGTGCGAAACGCTGGGACGTCAATCGCTGGCCGAAGGCTGGTCACCGTTGCAGTACTTGCGGGCGTTGCTCGACGCCGAGCTCGCAGTCCGCGCCGAGCACGCGATTGGGCGCCGCATGCGAGCGGCTCGTCTGCCCGTGCACAAAACGATGTCGCAATTCGATTGGCGGAGGCCACACGGTCTCGAACGCGCCCGCGTCGAAGACTTGGCTCGTGGTGCCTGGATTCCGACGGCGCGCAACATCGTGATCTTGGGCCCCGTGGGCACCGGAAAAACGCACTTGGCCATCGCGCTCGCCATCGAGGCCATCAAGCGCGGCCACCACGTGCTCTTTTACCGCGCCTCCGACTTGGTCCGGGCACTGACCGAGGCCCGGGATGCACGCGCTCTTTCTCGCCTGCAAGAGCGACTGCGAAGGGTTTCACTCTTGGTGGTGGACGAACTTGGCTTTGTACCGTTTGAAAAAGCCGGCGGAGAGCTGCTCTTCGACGTCTTGTCCACCCGGCACGAACGGTGCGCAACGGTGATCACATCGAATCTGGCTTTTAGTGAATGGAACCGGGTCTTCGTCGACGACAAGCTGACGGCCGCACTCCTGGACCGTCTGGCCCAGCATGCGGAGGTCCTCGTCACTCGCGGTCCGGGAGACCGTGTCCCGGCCGCGGCCACCAAAAAGACAGATTCAAGATCTGACGAGAGCAAACCCAAAGCGACCCAGGAGGTGCCGGCGCTCACGCGGTGA
- the istA gene encoding IS21 family transposase encodes MVPMDVVAVIRHKVASEGVPIREVARELGLSRNTIRRYVRANKIPVPRPEKQVRPSPVRDEVATAAAAIWRARRSFTAGKQRLTAKRLWELLRENGHTASERTVRRLVAEFRSGEREVTVPLVYTPGELAQVDFFEVWVEPSGIRQKAWMFVMRLMHSGRDFAMLCAQQDATWFLAAHVAAFTYFAGVVAAVAYDNLSAAVAKILVGAPRLLRPRFAALCAHYAFEPRFCRPGEGHDKGGVERRGGHVRRQHLVPIPRGESLAAMTTALQARLDAQHSRNPMYVEAWARERSALRPLPAPFDGRQVRTVQLRHHASYLVAGAHYSVPSRWCGQMVDLFLGIDTVTFAKGDETICHPRVAFGGRSIDYRHLLLPLSRKPQALRQVAHELVAQFGSPWPELWETLCNRYSPDLIEAARRLAPWLERADREGVGRVKRAIITALACGTLVPFLQRTRRTETLAAVPLALSEYAVETPDLSRYDVLLERASA; translated from the coding sequence ATGGTGCCGATGGACGTGGTGGCAGTGATTCGACACAAGGTGGCGAGCGAAGGGGTTCCGATTCGAGAAGTGGCGCGGGAGCTCGGATTGTCGCGAAACACGATTCGGCGATACGTGAGGGCCAACAAGATTCCGGTTCCAAGGCCAGAAAAACAGGTCCGACCAAGCCCGGTGCGCGACGAGGTGGCCACGGCGGCCGCGGCTATCTGGCGAGCGCGCCGATCCTTTACGGCGGGCAAACAGCGGCTGACGGCCAAGCGGCTGTGGGAGCTATTGCGTGAAAACGGGCACACGGCGAGCGAGCGCACCGTGCGGCGATTGGTGGCCGAATTCCGGAGCGGTGAGCGTGAGGTGACTGTTCCCCTGGTGTACACGCCGGGCGAGCTCGCACAGGTGGATTTTTTCGAGGTGTGGGTCGAGCCCTCGGGGATTCGCCAGAAGGCGTGGATGTTCGTGATGCGCTTGATGCACTCAGGGCGCGACTTCGCCATGCTCTGCGCGCAACAAGACGCCACTTGGTTCTTAGCGGCTCACGTTGCGGCGTTTACCTACTTCGCGGGGGTGGTGGCCGCCGTGGCCTATGACAACTTGAGCGCTGCCGTGGCCAAGATCCTCGTTGGGGCGCCACGGCTGCTTCGGCCCCGATTTGCCGCGCTTTGCGCCCACTACGCCTTCGAGCCACGTTTTTGCCGCCCCGGCGAAGGCCACGACAAGGGAGGAGTCGAGCGCCGCGGAGGACACGTACGTCGCCAGCATTTGGTGCCCATTCCGCGCGGTGAATCACTTGCCGCCATGACCACGGCTTTGCAAGCACGCCTCGATGCTCAGCATTCGCGCAATCCGATGTACGTCGAGGCCTGGGCCCGCGAGCGCAGCGCGCTGCGGCCTCTCCCAGCGCCTTTTGACGGCCGCCAGGTGCGCACCGTGCAGCTTCGCCACCACGCCAGCTACCTCGTCGCGGGCGCTCACTACTCGGTGCCCAGTCGGTGGTGCGGTCAGATGGTCGACCTATTCCTAGGCATCGACACCGTCACCTTCGCCAAAGGCGACGAGACCATCTGCCATCCTCGCGTGGCCTTCGGTGGCCGAAGTATCGACTATCGGCATTTGTTACTGCCACTATCGCGCAAGCCACAAGCTCTGCGCCAGGTCGCTCACGAGTTGGTGGCACAATTCGGCTCACCATGGCCCGAGCTCTGGGAGACGCTTTGCAATCGGTATTCGCCCGACCTGATCGAAGCTGCACGAAGACTGGCTCCGTGGTTGGAGCGCGCTGACCGCGAGGGAGTCGGTCGGGTCAAGCGAGCCATCATCACCGCCCTTGCGTGCGGTACGCTGGTGCCCTTTCTGCAACGCACAAGGCGCACCGAAACCCTCGCCGCTGTCCCGCTGGCATTATCGGAATACGCGGTCGAGACGCCCGACCTATCGCGCTACGACGTGCTTCTCGAGAGGGCATCGGCATGA
- a CDS encoding TerB family tellurite resistance protein, with the protein MSKVLVADGMMTAEERALLETTMTQAALSPEERRRVFDLEGWDEAEAVIAQLPEEDKRELVDELIDAASVDGRLSPTELVTIKEITRALGLEP; encoded by the coding sequence GTGAGCAAGGTTCTCGTGGCGGACGGCATGATGACCGCCGAGGAACGCGCCCTCCTCGAAACGACGATGACCCAAGCGGCGCTCTCGCCCGAGGAGCGGCGTCGCGTCTTCGATCTGGAAGGTTGGGACGAGGCGGAAGCCGTCATCGCGCAGCTCCCCGAAGAGGACAAGCGCGAGCTCGTGGACGAGCTGATTGACGCCGCCTCGGTCGACGGAAGGCTCTCCCCCACGGAGCTCGTCACCATCAAAGAGATCACACGGGCGCTCGGCCTCGAGCCCTGA